The Myotis daubentonii chromosome 19, mMyoDau2.1, whole genome shotgun sequence genome window below encodes:
- the HPS4 gene encoding BLOC-3 complex member HPS4 isoform X1: MATSTERKSASWWNYFFLYDGSKVKEEGDPTRAGICYFYPSQTLLDQRELLCGQIAGVVRCISDISGTPPTLIRLRKLKFAIKVDGDYLWVLGCAVELPDISCQQFLHQLIGFFNFYNGPVSLAYKNCSQEELSAEWDTFIEQILKNTSDLHKIFTSLWNLDRTKVEPLLLLKAALILQTCQRCPHVLAGCILYKGLIVSTQLPPSLTAKVLLHRAAPRDQRIPTGGDALRECGAVLPPNVHIMPVFVTEEEAASLHEFPREPVTSPPASPAGLQGCSAPHPPKGCSPSALKEDGHEEAVAWPWAATPEPRPADAAWPNGSGESGHPSDRGPESSQPADPQATGLRRSPVTGREPGRPRGNEELDLSEIHIPEARETGTASGSPAFSNGCVPDGGGPCPKGSVSNSGHPDPKEALPGDTAIAGLPSPSAPDTLTQNGALEPHEDLSGDSSPAPLPRSTSRPLSSPRPDSRQRGTKLPEGGEGTEPCVDGVQESRSGPGLECHSGCADLPDDSPSTDSTDPGATPACQGELVRMNLYTHSVKGLVLSLLAEEPLLGDGAAIEEVFHSSLASLNGLEVHLKETLPRDEATSSSRTYNFTHYDRVQNVLTANLPQAATPQDRRFLQAVRLMHSDFAQLPSLYEMTLRNASTAVYACCNPVQETYFQQLAAAPRSSGFPSPQDSAFSLPGKAKQKLLKHGVNLL; this comes from the exons ATGGCCACCTCAACAGAGAGGAAGTCAGCCTCCTG GTGGAATTACTTCTTCCTCTACGATGGTTCCAAGGTAAAGGAAGAAGGCGACCCAACAAGAGCTGGCATTTGTTACTTCTATCCTTCTCAG ACCCTGCTTGACCAACGGGAGCTGCTCTGTGGCCAGATTGCCGGGGTGGTCCGCTGTATCTCTGACATCTCGGGCACTCCTCCCACTCTCATTCGGCTGCGGAAACTGAAGTTCGCCATCAAGGTCGATGGAGATTACCTTTGG GTGCTGGGCTGTGCTGTGGAGCTCCCGGATATCAGCTGCCAGCAGTTTCTGCACCAGCTCATTGGGTTTTTTAACTTCTACAATGGACCTGTTTCTCTGGCTTACAAG AATTGTTCTCAGGAGGAACTGAGCGCCGAGTGGGACACCTTCATTGAACAAATTCTGAAAAACACCAGTGATCTGCATAAGATCTTCACTTCCCTCTGGAACTTGGACCGGACTAAA GTGGAGCCCCTGCTCTTGCTGAAGGCGGCCCTCATCCTGCAGACCTGCCAGCGCTGCCCTCACGTGCTAGCCGGCTGCATCCTCTACAAAGGCCT GATTGTGagcacccagctcccaccctccctcacGGCCAAGGTCCTGCTTCATCGAGCTGCACCTCGGGACCAG AGAATACCTACAGGAGGGGATGCCCTGCGGGAGTGTG GAGCCGTCCTGCCCCCGAATGTCCACATCATGCCTGTTTTCGTGACGGAAGAGGAAGCTGCCAGTCTCCATGAGTTCCCACGGGAGCCTGTGACCAG CCCTCCTGCATCTCCAGCCGGACTCCAGGGGTGCTCTGCTCCGCATCCTCCGAAGGGTTGCAGCCCCTCTGCCCTGAAAGAAGACGGGCACGAGGAGGCCGTGGCCTGGCCGTGGGCAGccacccctgagcccaggcccGCTGACGCCGCGTGGCCAAACGGCAGTGGGGAGAGTGGACACCCCTCCGACCGTGGCCCGGAGAGCTCCCAGCCTGCAGACCCGCAGGCCACTGGCCTCCGCCGCTCCCCAGTGACGGGGAGGGAACCCGGTCGGCCCAGGGGGAACGAGGAGCTGGACTTGTCTGAAATCCACATTCCAGAAGCTCGGGAAACGGGAACAGCCTCAGGTTCTCCTGCCTTCTCCAACGGGTGTGTCCCAGATGGCGGTGGTCCTTGTCCCAAGGGATCTGTCAGCAACTCCGGCCACCCGGACCCCAAGGAGGCCCTGCCTGGGGACACCGCCATCgcgggcctcccctccccctccgctcCTGACACGCTCACCCAGAATGGAGCCCTCGAGCCGCACGAAGACCTCTCAGGGGACAGCAGCCCCGCCCCACTCCCCAGAAGTACAAGCAGGCCATTGTCATCGCCTCGCCCAGATTCAAGGCAGAGAGGAACTAAGCTTCCGGAGGGGGGAGAAGGCACGGAGCCGTGTGTGGATGGGGTTCAGGAGAGCCGCTCAGGCCCCGGCCTGGAATGCCACTCGGGCTGTGCAGACCTTCCAGACGACAGCCCCTCCACAGACAGCACTGACCCCGGGGCGACCCCAGCATGCCAGGGAGAACTCGTGCGCATGAACCTCTACACTCACAGTGTCAAAGGGCTGGTGCTGTCCCTGCTGGCCGAGGAGCCACTGCTGGGAGACGGCGCCGCCATCGAGGAGGTG TTCCACAGCAGCCTGGCGTCCCTGAACGGGCTGGAGGTCCACCTGAAGGAGACGCTGCCCAGGGACGAGGCCACCTCCTCCAGCAGAACCTACAACTTCACGCATTACGACCGCGTCCAGAACGTGCTGACAG CGAACCTGCCTCAGGCGGCCACGCCCCAGGACCGCCGCTTCCTGCAGGCCGTCCGCCTGATGCACTCCGACTttgcccagctgccctccctgtaCGAGATGACCCTGAG gAATGCCTCCACGGCCGTGTACGCCTGCTGCAACCCCGTCCAGGAAACCTATTTCCAGCAGCTGGCGGCGGCCCCGCGGAGCTCCggcttccccagcccccaggactCCGCCTTCAGCCTCCCGGGCAAAGCCAAGCAGAAGCTGCTGAAGCACGGGGTGAACCTACTGTGA
- the HPS4 gene encoding BLOC-3 complex member HPS4 isoform X2, producing MATSTERKSASWWNYFFLYDGSKVKEEGDPTRAGICYFYPSQTLLDQRELLCGQIAGVVRCISDISGTPPTLIRLRKLKFAIKVDGDYLWVLGCAVELPDISCQQFLHQLIGFFNFYNGPVSLAYKNCSQEELSAEWDTFIEQILKNTSDLHKIFTSLWNLDRTKVEPLLLLKAALILQTCQRCPHVLAGCILYKGLIVSTQLPPSLTAKVLLHRAAPRDQRIPTGGDALRECGAVLPPNVHIMPVFVTEEEAASLHEFPREPVTSPPASPAGLQGCSAPHPPKGCSPSALKEDGHEEAVAWPWAATPEPRPADAAWPNGSGESGHPSDRGPESSQPADPQATGLRRSPVTGREPGRPRGNEELDLSEIHIPEARETGTASGSPAFSNGCVPDGGGPCPKGSVSNSGHPDPKEALPGDTAIAGLPSPSAPDTLTQNGALEPHEDLSGDSSPAPLPRSTSRPLSSPRPDSRQRGTKLPEGGEGTEPCVDGVQESRSGPGLECHSGCADLPDDSPSTDSTDPGATPACQGELVRMNLYTHSVKGLVLSLLAEEPLLGDGAAIEEVFHSSLASLNGLEVHLKETLPRDEATSSSRTYNFTHYDRVQNVLTANLPQAATPQDRRFLQAVRLMHSDFAQLPSLYEMTLSSRAQGMPPRPCTPAATPSRKPISSSWRRPRGAPASPAPRTPPSASRAKPSRSC from the exons ATGGCCACCTCAACAGAGAGGAAGTCAGCCTCCTG GTGGAATTACTTCTTCCTCTACGATGGTTCCAAGGTAAAGGAAGAAGGCGACCCAACAAGAGCTGGCATTTGTTACTTCTATCCTTCTCAG ACCCTGCTTGACCAACGGGAGCTGCTCTGTGGCCAGATTGCCGGGGTGGTCCGCTGTATCTCTGACATCTCGGGCACTCCTCCCACTCTCATTCGGCTGCGGAAACTGAAGTTCGCCATCAAGGTCGATGGAGATTACCTTTGG GTGCTGGGCTGTGCTGTGGAGCTCCCGGATATCAGCTGCCAGCAGTTTCTGCACCAGCTCATTGGGTTTTTTAACTTCTACAATGGACCTGTTTCTCTGGCTTACAAG AATTGTTCTCAGGAGGAACTGAGCGCCGAGTGGGACACCTTCATTGAACAAATTCTGAAAAACACCAGTGATCTGCATAAGATCTTCACTTCCCTCTGGAACTTGGACCGGACTAAA GTGGAGCCCCTGCTCTTGCTGAAGGCGGCCCTCATCCTGCAGACCTGCCAGCGCTGCCCTCACGTGCTAGCCGGCTGCATCCTCTACAAAGGCCT GATTGTGagcacccagctcccaccctccctcacGGCCAAGGTCCTGCTTCATCGAGCTGCACCTCGGGACCAG AGAATACCTACAGGAGGGGATGCCCTGCGGGAGTGTG GAGCCGTCCTGCCCCCGAATGTCCACATCATGCCTGTTTTCGTGACGGAAGAGGAAGCTGCCAGTCTCCATGAGTTCCCACGGGAGCCTGTGACCAG CCCTCCTGCATCTCCAGCCGGACTCCAGGGGTGCTCTGCTCCGCATCCTCCGAAGGGTTGCAGCCCCTCTGCCCTGAAAGAAGACGGGCACGAGGAGGCCGTGGCCTGGCCGTGGGCAGccacccctgagcccaggcccGCTGACGCCGCGTGGCCAAACGGCAGTGGGGAGAGTGGACACCCCTCCGACCGTGGCCCGGAGAGCTCCCAGCCTGCAGACCCGCAGGCCACTGGCCTCCGCCGCTCCCCAGTGACGGGGAGGGAACCCGGTCGGCCCAGGGGGAACGAGGAGCTGGACTTGTCTGAAATCCACATTCCAGAAGCTCGGGAAACGGGAACAGCCTCAGGTTCTCCTGCCTTCTCCAACGGGTGTGTCCCAGATGGCGGTGGTCCTTGTCCCAAGGGATCTGTCAGCAACTCCGGCCACCCGGACCCCAAGGAGGCCCTGCCTGGGGACACCGCCATCgcgggcctcccctccccctccgctcCTGACACGCTCACCCAGAATGGAGCCCTCGAGCCGCACGAAGACCTCTCAGGGGACAGCAGCCCCGCCCCACTCCCCAGAAGTACAAGCAGGCCATTGTCATCGCCTCGCCCAGATTCAAGGCAGAGAGGAACTAAGCTTCCGGAGGGGGGAGAAGGCACGGAGCCGTGTGTGGATGGGGTTCAGGAGAGCCGCTCAGGCCCCGGCCTGGAATGCCACTCGGGCTGTGCAGACCTTCCAGACGACAGCCCCTCCACAGACAGCACTGACCCCGGGGCGACCCCAGCATGCCAGGGAGAACTCGTGCGCATGAACCTCTACACTCACAGTGTCAAAGGGCTGGTGCTGTCCCTGCTGGCCGAGGAGCCACTGCTGGGAGACGGCGCCGCCATCGAGGAGGTG TTCCACAGCAGCCTGGCGTCCCTGAACGGGCTGGAGGTCCACCTGAAGGAGACGCTGCCCAGGGACGAGGCCACCTCCTCCAGCAGAACCTACAACTTCACGCATTACGACCGCGTCCAGAACGTGCTGACAG CGAACCTGCCTCAGGCGGCCACGCCCCAGGACCGCCGCTTCCTGCAGGCCGTCCGCCTGATGCACTCCGACTttgcccagctgccctccctgtaCGAGATGACCCTGAG TAGCAGAGCACAAG gAATGCCTCCACGGCCGTGTACGCCTGCTGCAACCCCGTCCAGGAAACCTATTTCCAGCAGCTGGCGGCGGCCCCGCGGAGCTCCggcttccccagcccccaggactCCGCCTTCAGCCTCCCGGGCAAAGCCAAGCAGAAGCTGCTGA
- the SRRD gene encoding SRR1-like protein, whose product MAAAAALEPWRAAAPRRRRSAARRPRTRPAAAAGDPEPDPEVDDGVVLRRVREAREDLRVSDFWSSALETISTCLKKHLEQLDAPVGALSEAIGSLHLDSSPGDSGAAPGSIPGETPVPGTGGWKCVCYGIGSFATCAIARSQLAFLLLFLEKCQIPRSHCWVYDPVFSQLEIAVLTTLGVTVLGENEEGKRSVRGEPTVFYMLHCGTALYNNLLWSNWSADALSKVVIIGNSFRGLEERLLTRILQKNYAYVAKVLEGLEEQAFPQTAQYSDVFNDTSVHWFPVQKLKQLPTDTWASREEPDYRDCEDLEIIRNQAGASATGPTGCGVGSAGGGSRAAGTRGWPWGAAGTLSSQGQFRREQEALSLALEGR is encoded by the exons atggcggcggcggcggcgctggaGCCCTGGCGGGCCGCCGCTCCGCGGAGAAGGCGCTCAGCGGCTCGGCGTCCGCGGACgaggccggcggcggcggccggagaCCCGGAGCCGGATCCCGAGGTGGACGACGGCGTCGTGCTTCGTCGCGTCCGGGAGGCCAG GGAAGACCTTCGCGTTTCTGACTTCTGGAGCTCAGCGCTGG AAACCATCAGCACATGTCTTAAGAAACATCTGGAACAGCTGGATGCCCCTGTGGGGGCTCTTTCGGAAGCCATTGGAAGCCTGCACCTAGACTCCTCACCAGGTGACTCGGGGGCGGCTCCGGGCTCCATCCCGGGAGAGACCCCAGTCCCGGGGACCGGTGGCTGGAAGTGTGTGTGCTACGGCATTGGGAGCTTTGCCACCTGCGCCATCGCTAGAAGCCAGCTCGCCTTCTTGCTTCTCTTCCTGGAAAAGTGCCAG ATTCCCAGAAGTCACTGCTGGGTGTATGACCCTGTGTTTAGCCAACTGGAAATTGCAGTCCTTACCACCCTGGGGGTGACTGTCCTCGGTGAGAACGAG GAAGGAAAGCGGAGTGTGCGTGGCGAGCCCACCGTCTTCTACATGCTGCACTGCGGGACGGCCCTGTACAACAACCTTCTGTGGAGCAACTGGTCGGCTGACGCCCTTTCCAAGGTGGTCATCATCGGGAACAGCTTCAGAGGCCTGGAGGAAAG GTTGTTGACAAGGATTCTGCAGAAAAACTATGCCTATGTTGCAAAG GTTTTAGAAGGACTGGAGGAGCAGGCGTTTCCCCAGACGGCACAGTACTCGGACGTGTTTAATGACACCTCTGTGCACTGGTTCCCAGTCCAGAAGCTGAAGCAGCTCCCCACGGACACGTGGGCATCTCGGGAAGAGCCAGATTACCGGGACTGCGAGGACCTCGAGATCATCAGGAACCAGGCAGGTGCCTCAGCTACCGGCCCAACTGGCTGTGGTGTAGGAAGTGCTGGCGGAGGCAGCCGCGCCGCTGGGACTCGGGGGTGGCCATGGGGGGCTGCGGGGACTCTGTCCTCCCAGGGCCAGTTCCGGAGAGAACAGgaagccctcagcctggctctcGAGGGGAGATGA
- the TFIP11 gene encoding tuftelin-interacting protein 11: protein MSLSHLYRDGEGHMDDDDDERENFEVTDWDLQNEFNPNRQRHWQTKEEATYGVWAERDSDEERPSFGGKRARDYSAPVNFISAGLKKAAAEEAELEDSDDEEKPVKQEEFPKDFGPKKLKTGGNFKPSQKGFAGGTKSFMDFGSWERHTKGIGQKLLQKMGYVPGRGLGKNAQGIITPIEAKQRKGKGAVGAYGSERTTQSLQDFPVVDSEEEAEEEFQKELSQWRKDPSGSKKKPKYSYKTVEELKAKGRTSKKLTAPQKELSQVKVIDMTGREQKVYYSYSQISHKHNIPDDGLPPQSQQLPLSGKEAKAPGFALPELEHNLQLLIDLTEQEIIQNDRQLQYERDMVVNLSHELEKMSEVLDHEERAISNLSKVLELVEECERRMQPGCSHPLTLDECARIFETLQDKYYEEYRMSDRVDLAVAIVYPLMKEYFKEWDPLKDCTYGTEIISKWKSLLENDQLLSHGGQDLSADAFHRLIWEVWMPFVRNIVTQWQPRNCEPMVDFLDSWVHIIPVWVLDNILDQLVFPKLQKEVENWNPLTDTVPIHSWIHPWLPLMQARLEPLYSPIRSKLSSALQKWHPSDSSAKLILQPWKDVFTPGSWEAFMVKNIVPKLGMCLGELVINPHQQHMDAFYWVIDWEGMISVSSLVGLLEKHFFPKWLQVLCSWLSNSPNYEEITKWYLGWKSMFSDQVLAHPSIKDKFNEALDIMNRAVSSNVGAYMQPGARENIAYLTHTERRKDFQYEAMQERREAENMAQRGIGVAASSVPMNFKDLIETKAEEHNIVFMPVIGKRHEGKQLYTFGRIVIYIDRGVVFVQGEKTWVPTSLQSLIDMAK, encoded by the exons ATGTCGCTGTCCCACTTGTACCGGGACGGGGAAGGCCACATGGACGATGACGACGACGAGAGGGAGAACTTTGAGGTCACTGACTGGGATCTGCAGAATGAGTTCAACCCCAACCGGCAGCGGCACTGGCAGACCAAGGAAGAGGCCACCTACGGGGTGTGGGCAGAGCGAGACTCGGATGAAGAGAGGCCCAGCTTCGGAGGCAAACG GGCCCGAGACTACTCCGCGCCGGTGAACTTCATCAGCGCCGGCCTCAAGAAAGCGGCGGCGGAGGAGGCGGAGCTGGAAGATTCTGACGATGAAGAGAAGCCCGTTAAGCAGGAAGAATTTCCTAAGGATTTCGGGCCAAAGAAGTTAAAAACG GGTGGCAACTTTAAACCCAGCCAGAAAGGCTTTGCAGGAGGAACCAAGTCGTTCATGGATTTTGGCAGCTGGGAGAGACACACGAAGGGAATCGGGCAGAAGCTCCTGCAGAAGATGGGCTACGTCCCTGGGAGGGGCCTCGGCAAGAACGCGCAAG GTATCATCACGCCAATCGAAGCCAAGCAGCGGAAAGGCAAAGGCGCCGTGGGAGCGTACGGCTCCGAGCGGACCACCCAGTCCCTGCAGGACTTCCCTGTGGTGGACTCGGAGGAGGAAGCGGAAGAG GAGTTTCAGAAGGAGCTGAGCCAGTGGAGGAAGGACCCCAGCGGGAGCAAGAAGAAGCCCAAGTACTCCTACAAGACGGTGGAGGAGCTGAAGGCCAAGGGCAGGACCAGCAAGAAGCTCACCGCTCCCCAGAAGGAGCTTTCGCAGGTCAAG GTCATAGACATGACGGGCCGGGAGCAGAAGGTCTACTACAGCTACAGCCAGATCAGCCACAAGCACAACATCCCCGACGACGGGCTGCCGCCGCAGTCCCAGCAGCTGCCGCTGTCCGGCAAGGAGGCCAAGGCCCCGGGCTTCGCGCTGCCGGAGCTGGAGCACAACCTGCAGCTGCTCATCGACCTCACGGAGCAGGAGATCATCCAGAACGACCGGCAGCTGCAGTACGAGCGGGACATGGTGGTGAACCTCTCGCACGAGCTGGAGAAGATGTCGGAGGTGCTGGACCACGAGGAGCGGGCCATCTCCAACCTCAGCAAAGTGCTGGAGCTGGTGGAGGAGTGCGAGCGGCGCATGCAGCCCGGCTGCAGCCACCCGCTCACCCTGGACGAGTGCGCCCGCATCTTCGAGACCCTGCAGGACAAGTACTACGAGGAGTACCGCATGTCCGACCGCGTGGACCTGGCCGTGGCCATCGTCTACCCGCTCATGAAGGAGTACTTCAAGGAGTGGGACCCCCTCAAA GACTGCACCTACGGCACCGAGATCATCTCCAAGTGGAAGAGCCTCCTGGAGAACGACCAGCTCCTGTCTCACGGCGGCCAGGACCTCTCGGCAGATGCCTTTCACAG ACTGATATGGGAAGTCTGGATGCCTTTTGTTCGAAATATCGTCACCCAGTGGCAACCCCGGAACTGTGAGCCCATGGTGGACTTCCTGGATAGCTGGGTGCACATCATCCCCGTGTGGGTGCTGGACAACATCCTGGACCAGCTCGTCTTCCCCAAGCTGCAGAAGGAG GTGGAGAACTGGAACCCACTCACGGACACCGTGCCCATCCACTCCTGGATCCACCCGTGGCTGCCCCTCATGCAGGCGCGCCTGGAGCCGCTCTACTCCCCCATCCGCAGCAAGCTGTCCAGCGCCCTGCAGAAGTGGCACCCCAGCGACTCCTCTGCCAAGCTCATCCTCCAGCCCTGGAAAGACGTCTTCACCCCGGGCTCCTGGGAGGCCTTCATGGTCAAGAACATCGTGCCCAAGCTGG GCATGTGCCTCGGGGAGCTGGTCATCAACCCCCACCAGCAGCACATGGATGCCTTCTACTGGGTCATCGACTGGGAAGGGATGATCTCCGTCTCCAGCCTGGTGGGGCTCCTGGAGAAGCACTTCTTCCCCAAGTGGCTCCAG GTGCTGTGCTCCTGGCTCAGTAACAGCCCCAATTACGAGGAGATCACCAAGTGGTACCTGGGCTGGAAGTCCATGTTCTCAGACCAAGTGCTGGCGCACCCGTCCATCAAGGACAAGTTCAACGAGGCGCTGGACATCATGAACAGGGCGGTGTCCTCCAACGTCG GTGCCTACATGCAGCCCGGAGCACGAGAAAACATCGCCTACCTCACCCACACGGAGCGGAGGAAGGACTTCCAGTACGAGGCCATGCAGGAGCGGCGGGAGGCCGAGAACATGGCCCAGAGGGGCATCGGCGTGGCCGCCAGCTCCGTGCCCATGAACTTTAAGGACCTCATTGAGACCAAGGCCGAGGAGCACAACATCGTCTTCATGCCTGTCATCGGGAAGCGACACGAAGGGAAGCAGCTCTACACCTTCGGCCGCATCGTCATCTACATCGACCGGGGGGTGGTGTTCGTCCAGGGCGAGAAGACCTGGGTGCCCACCTCCCTGCAGAGCCTGATCGACATGGCCAAGTAG